The Acidobacteriota bacterium genome includes a region encoding these proteins:
- the rplD gene encoding 50S ribosomal protein L4 has translation MREKKQKVTHYESCITMGSDMPVVKVKNLKSEEVGEVELSDEVFGAPLNKALIYSAVKCYMANQRAGTSATKTRGDVRGSGKKLWKQKGTGRARVASLRSPLWKGGGNVHGPQPRDWSYSIPKKMRRGAIRSVLSERLREGGLVIVDNFELESHKTKDLTATLETLGLNKRTLVVDSLSNGKLVLSSRNLREITLVAASNVNIYDLLTHEHVALTREAATQLEKQLGNR, from the coding sequence ATGCGTGAGAAAAAACAAAAGGTCACGCATTACGAATCATGCATCACGATGGGGAGCGATATGCCTGTTGTGAAGGTAAAAAACCTGAAGAGCGAAGAGGTCGGCGAGGTCGAGTTGTCCGACGAAGTGTTCGGCGCGCCGCTCAACAAGGCGCTGATTTATTCGGCGGTGAAATGCTACATGGCGAATCAGCGCGCCGGAACGTCGGCGACGAAGACTCGCGGCGACGTCAGAGGCTCCGGCAAGAAACTCTGGAAACAGAAGGGCACCGGCCGCGCGCGAGTAGCCAGCTTGCGGAGTCCGCTTTGGAAAGGCGGCGGGAACGTGCATGGACCTCAGCCGCGCGATTGGTCCTATAGCATCCCGAAGAAGATGCGCCGGGGCGCGATACGCTCAGTGCTTTCGGAGCGTTTGCGCGAGGGCGGGCTGGTTATTGTCGACAACTTCGAGCTCGAGTCGCACAAGACCAAAGACCTTACGGCGACGCTTGAGACGCTGGGGTTGAACAAGCGAACTCTGGTCGTCGATTCGCTCAGCAACGGGAAGCTGGTGCTGTCGTCGCGCAATCTGCGGGAGATCACACTGGTCGCGGCCAGCAACGTGAACATCTATGACCTTCTCACCCACGAGCATGTCGCGCTGACCCGCGAGGCGGCAACCCAGCTAGAGAAGCAGTTGGGCAATCGGTAG
- the rpsS gene encoding 30S ribosomal protein S19 has translation MARSIKKGPFLDEHLMKTITRMNQTNEKRVQKTWSRRSTIVPEMVGHTIAVHNGKKFIPVYIQENMVGHKLGEFAPTRQFKGHPEKSDKTVKKAPGGK, from the coding sequence ATGGCAAGATCGATTAAAAAAGGGCCGTTCCTCGACGAACACTTGATGAAGACGATCACGCGGATGAACCAGACGAACGAGAAGCGGGTCCAAAAGACCTGGTCTCGTCGTTCGACAATCGTGCCTGAGATGGTCGGCCACACGATCGCCGTGCACAACGGGAAGAAATTCATTCCGGTCTACATTCAGGAGAACATGGTCGGCCACAAGCTCGGTGAGTTCGCGCCCACGCGGCAGTTCAAGGGCCACCCTGAGAAATCTGACAAGACCGTGAAGAAGGCGCCGGGAGGCAAGTAA
- the rplC gene encoding 50S ribosomal protein L3, whose protein sequence is MVNGIIGKKLGMTQLFSEDGSVTPVTVIKAGPCIVVQKKTVNTDGYDAVQLGLVEEKPPRRINKPTEGHFKRAGVPPTRVLREVRVEASDDATSVGDKILVDIFNANDVVEVVGKSKGKGFAGVVKRHGFAGGVATHGSMFHRAPGGIGASAYPSRVIKGTKMPGHMGDARITVKNLRVAKVDTENNLLMIRGAVPGPNGSYVLIKKAQL, encoded by the coding sequence ATGGTCAACGGAATAATCGGTAAGAAGCTGGGGATGACGCAGTTGTTTTCGGAAGACGGCTCGGTGACGCCAGTGACGGTTATCAAAGCCGGTCCATGCATAGTAGTTCAGAAGAAGACCGTCAACACCGACGGCTACGATGCAGTGCAGCTTGGACTGGTCGAAGAGAAGCCGCCCCGCCGCATAAACAAACCGACCGAAGGTCACTTCAAGCGCGCCGGCGTGCCTCCTACTCGAGTGCTGCGTGAAGTGCGCGTCGAGGCGAGCGATGACGCCACCAGCGTCGGCGACAAGATCCTGGTCGACATCTTCAATGCGAACGATGTCGTTGAAGTGGTTGGCAAGTCGAAGGGAAAAGGGTTTGCCGGTGTCGTCAAGAGGCACGGATTCGCAGGCGGCGTCGCCACTCACGGCTCGATGTTTCACCGCGCGCCGGGCGGCATCGGAGCTTCGGCCTATCCCTCTCGTGTCATCAAGGGCACAAAGATGCCGGGTCACATGGGTGACGCTCGTATCACGGTCAAGAACCTTCGCGTGGCCAAGGTTGATACCGAGAATAATCTTTTGATGATTCGCGGCGCCGTTCCCGGGCCGAACGGATCGTACGTGCTGATCAAGAAGGCGCAATTGTGA
- the rplB gene encoding 50S ribosomal protein L2, whose protein sequence is MGIKKLRPTSAATRFQTYLTRDEITTDKPYEPLLEPKKRISGRNNDGHITVRRRGGGAKRLYRIIDFKRDKKGIPAKVATIEYDPNRSALIALLNYLDGEKRYIIAPVGLKVGQTIVSGPEADIISGNALPLKAIPLGTTIHNVELRPGKGAQMVRAAGGAAQLVAKEGDWAQLRLPSGEIRRVHIDCYATIGQIGNIEHSNVSLGKAGRNRWLGRRPKVRGVAMNPVDHPHGGGEGKTSGGRNPVTPWGQPTRGYKTRNNKRTDKFIVRRGKK, encoded by the coding sequence ATGGGAATCAAGAAGCTCAGACCAACATCGGCAGCTACGCGGTTTCAGACGTACCTCACCCGCGATGAGATAACGACTGACAAGCCGTACGAGCCGCTGCTCGAGCCGAAGAAACGCATATCCGGCCGCAACAACGACGGGCACATAACGGTGCGGCGTCGAGGGGGCGGGGCTAAGCGGCTCTACCGGATCATAGATTTCAAGCGCGACAAGAAGGGCATACCCGCGAAGGTCGCCACTATCGAGTACGATCCGAATCGCTCGGCGCTCATCGCGCTGCTCAACTATCTTGACGGCGAGAAGCGATACATCATCGCGCCGGTTGGCTTGAAAGTCGGGCAGACAATTGTGTCGGGACCGGAAGCGGACATCATTTCCGGCAACGCGCTTCCTCTGAAGGCCATCCCGCTGGGCACGACGATTCACAACGTCGAGCTGCGGCCGGGCAAAGGCGCGCAGATGGTTAGAGCGGCAGGCGGCGCGGCGCAGCTTGTTGCCAAGGAAGGCGATTGGGCTCAACTGCGATTGCCGAGCGGCGAAATACGCAGGGTGCACATCGACTGCTACGCGACGATCGGGCAGATCGGCAACATCGAACACAGCAATGTCTCGTTGGGCAAGGCTGGGCGCAACCGGTGGCTGGGCCGAAGGCCAAAGGTGCGTGGCGTGGCGATGAACCCTGTGGACCATCCGCACGGCGGAGGTGAGGGAAAGACTTCAGGAGGCCGCAACCCGGTTACGCCCTGGGGGCAGCCTACTCGCGGGTACAAGACCCGGAACAACAAGCGCACCGACAAGTTCATCGTGCGCAGAGGGAAGAAATAA
- the rplW gene encoding 50S ribosomal protein L23 codes for MMKSIWDVIKGPVITEKALTMKDEPESMGRTGNARQMLTLKVHRNATKPEIKRAVEKILGVKVDHVRVANYHGKMKRIPTRREMGRRSDWKKAFVTLKAGEKPIMYEDAI; via the coding sequence CTGATGAAAAGTATTTGGGATGTCATCAAAGGGCCGGTCATAACCGAGAAGGCGCTCACGATGAAAGATGAGCCTGAGTCGATGGGGCGCACGGGTAATGCCCGCCAGATGCTCACGCTCAAGGTGCATCGCAATGCGACCAAGCCCGAGATCAAGCGCGCCGTCGAGAAAATACTCGGGGTGAAAGTTGACCACGTGCGGGTAGCCAACTATCACGGCAAGATGAAACGCATACCGACGCGCCGCGAGATGGGCCGCCGTTCGGATTGGAAGAAGGCTTTTGTGACGCTCAAGGCCGGCGAGAAGCCGATCATGTATGAAGACGCAATCTAG